A genomic stretch from Pirellulales bacterium includes:
- a CDS encoding VWA domain-containing protein, which translates to MANRETLGGVIHAYQKYDPRRFPSPTQPPPDLVSSAFEHMLMFGQRRELTPEELARAVRLDPSQIAGLGPSLDALLAMLRERKRKIFDKYETRKVRGRADAAYRRQAQQVKPPRAHRDCFRQAVEQEQIRELERLWYAVGDDQSPFARGLVGVIEALGDKYQVDELSAKYEFTGREALTVPQALAVKDELERIDELIKQLEEARETAEIAVIDMEALAEFAEPGDIEQLSALQQQVQDYLRELAERQGLQERDGAFQLTPKAYRIFQGKLLERLFSSLQASRTGRHVGPVVGEGAVELQATRPFEFGDSVAHMDIPGTFVNALVRQGPHAPVRIHQDDIVIHRTRNAPKCATCVVMDMSGSMRYDGQYVNVKRMALALEGLIRSEYPGDYLQFIEMSSFAKVVERGRIVELMPKPVTVYDPVVRLRADMSRAEVSEYQVPPHFTNIQHGLSTARRLLATQDTPNRQIVLITDGLPTAHFEQQMLYLLYPPDPRTEGATMREGALCGRDGITINLFLLPSWSQTEEDVRFAHRLAESTKGRVFFTAGKDLDRYVVWDYVSRRREIVG; encoded by the coding sequence ATGGCCAATCGCGAGACGCTCGGCGGCGTCATTCACGCCTATCAGAAGTACGACCCGAGGCGGTTCCCGAGTCCGACGCAGCCGCCGCCGGATTTGGTGAGTTCGGCCTTTGAGCACATGCTGATGTTCGGCCAGCGTCGCGAGCTGACCCCTGAGGAGTTGGCCCGGGCGGTGCGGCTCGACCCCAGCCAAATTGCCGGGCTGGGCCCCAGTCTCGACGCGCTGCTGGCGATGCTCCGCGAGCGGAAACGCAAGATTTTCGACAAGTACGAGACTCGCAAGGTCCGCGGGCGAGCCGACGCGGCCTACCGCCGGCAAGCTCAGCAGGTCAAGCCGCCCCGCGCGCACCGCGACTGCTTCCGTCAGGCGGTCGAGCAGGAGCAAATTCGCGAGCTGGAACGTCTGTGGTACGCCGTGGGAGACGACCAGTCCCCCTTCGCCCGCGGACTGGTCGGCGTCATCGAGGCGCTGGGCGACAAATACCAAGTGGACGAACTGTCCGCCAAGTATGAATTCACCGGTCGCGAGGCCCTGACAGTGCCTCAAGCGCTGGCCGTGAAAGACGAACTGGAGAGGATCGACGAGTTGATCAAGCAACTCGAGGAGGCCCGCGAGACGGCGGAGATCGCGGTGATCGACATGGAGGCGCTCGCCGAGTTCGCCGAGCCGGGGGACATTGAGCAACTGAGCGCGTTGCAGCAGCAGGTGCAGGACTACCTCCGCGAGCTAGCCGAGCGGCAGGGTCTGCAGGAGCGGGACGGCGCTTTTCAACTGACCCCCAAGGCGTATCGCATCTTCCAGGGGAAGCTGCTCGAGCGGCTGTTCAGCAGCTTGCAAGCCTCGCGGACTGGTCGGCACGTCGGGCCTGTCGTCGGCGAAGGGGCGGTCGAGTTACAGGCGACTCGGCCGTTCGAGTTCGGCGACTCGGTCGCTCACATGGACATTCCCGGCACGTTCGTCAACGCGCTGGTGCGGCAGGGGCCGCACGCCCCGGTGCGGATTCATCAAGACGACATCGTGATCCATCGCACCCGCAACGCCCCCAAGTGCGCCACCTGCGTCGTGATGGACATGAGCGGTTCGATGCGCTACGACGGGCAGTACGTCAACGTGAAGCGGATGGCGTTGGCGCTCGAGGGGCTCATCCGCAGCGAATACCCAGGCGACTATCTCCAGTTCATCGAGATGTCCAGCTTCGCCAAGGTGGTCGAGCGGGGGCGGATCGTCGAGCTCATGCCAAAGCCGGTCACCGTGTACGACCCCGTCGTGCGGCTGCGGGCTGACATGAGTCGGGCCGAGGTGAGCGAGTATCAAGTCCCGCCCCACTTCACAAACATCCAGCACGGCCTGTCGACCGCCCGGCGGTTGCTGGCGACGCAGGACACCCCGAATCGCCAAATCGTGCTGATCACCGACGGGCTGCCGACGGCCCACTTCGAGCAGCAGATGCTGTACCTGCTCTACCCCCCCGATCCGCGGACCGAGGGGGCCACGATGCGCGAAGGCGCCCTGTGCGGGCGCGACGGGATCACGATCAACCTGTTTCTGCTCCCCAGTTGGTCGCAAACCGAGGAGGACGTTCGATTCGCCCACAGGCTGGCCGAATCGACCAAGGGTCGGGTGTTCTTCACGGCTGGGAAGGACCTCGATCGGTACGTCGTGTGGGACTACGTGAGCCGCCGACGGGAGATCGTCGGGTGA
- a CDS encoding ATP-binding cassette domain-containing protein produces MVSAAPLIEVRALGVTFGRQQVLRDVDLVVPRGETLAIIGESGCGKTVLLKTIIGLIEPTVGSVAFDGQSLDGLSEQELSQLRTRFGFVFQNAALFDSLNVAENILFPLRQHRPRSEAPQHERRMMELLGEVGLPKTALRKYPAELSGGMRKRVGLARALMLQPEAVLYDEPTTGLDPIMSDVINELMIRVRDAFGVTSIIVTHDMLSARKVADRIVMLYPLARLETDESQTLYDGLPEQIDKSPDRRVTQFIRGEAGDRISELAEGR; encoded by the coding sequence ATGGTCTCCGCCGCGCCGCTGATCGAAGTTCGCGCCCTCGGCGTTACGTTCGGGCGGCAGCAGGTGTTGCGCGACGTCGACCTCGTCGTGCCGCGGGGAGAGACGCTGGCGATCATCGGCGAGAGCGGTTGCGGCAAGACCGTGCTGTTGAAGACCATCATCGGGCTGATCGAGCCGACCGTCGGTTCGGTTGCGTTCGACGGCCAGTCGCTCGACGGGCTCAGCGAGCAGGAGCTGTCGCAACTTCGTACGCGATTCGGGTTCGTCTTCCAGAACGCGGCCTTGTTCGACAGTCTCAACGTCGCCGAGAACATTCTCTTCCCGTTGCGGCAACACCGGCCGCGAAGCGAGGCTCCGCAGCATGAGCGGCGGATGATGGAACTGTTGGGCGAGGTGGGGCTCCCCAAAACCGCGCTGCGAAAATACCCCGCGGAACTGTCCGGCGGCATGCGCAAACGCGTCGGACTGGCACGGGCGCTGATGCTGCAGCCCGAGGCGGTTTTGTACGACGAGCCCACCACCGGGCTCGACCCGATCATGAGCGACGTCATCAACGAACTGATGATCCGCGTCCGCGACGCCTTTGGCGTCACCAGCATCATCGTGACTCACGACATGCTCTCGGCTCGCAAGGTGGCGGACCGCATCGTGATGCTCTACCCGCTGGCGCGGCTGGAGACGGACGAGTCGCAGACGCTGTACGACGGCCTGCCGGAGCAGATCGACAAATCCCCCGATCGCCGCGTCACGCAGTTCATTCGCGGCGAAGCGGGCGACCGAATCAGCGAACTGGCGGAGGGGAGATAG
- a CDS encoding ABC transporter permease, translated as MSTASSSAANRGSIDAVSESIAGLGAGILRAVDGAGGLTLFFWRTLAWLFTRAPRPGTLVRSMYQIGVESLPVVAVIGTFIGMVLAVQSFTQFRAFGLETQLGGVINKSMFRELGPVLAATMLAGRVGSAIAAEVGTMRVTEQIDALASMGANPIHYLVVPRFLGCLLLIPSLTVMAMFMGVLGGNLYCTQMLGIDDHHYWANANRFVETWDMFYGVTKSVFFGATIGIVSCYRGFHCRPGAEGVGQAATTAFVYSFVAIIVIDLGLSIVLDQIYLAIWPAAPVLFGT; from the coding sequence ATGTCCACTGCCAGCTCCAGTGCCGCGAATCGCGGCTCCATCGACGCCGTCAGCGAGTCGATTGCCGGCTTGGGCGCCGGCATCCTCCGAGCGGTTGACGGAGCGGGAGGGCTGACGCTGTTTTTCTGGCGGACCCTCGCTTGGCTATTCACCCGCGCGCCGCGCCCCGGCACGTTGGTCCGCAGCATGTATCAGATCGGGGTCGAGAGCCTGCCGGTCGTCGCGGTGATCGGCACGTTCATCGGCATGGTGCTCGCGGTGCAGTCGTTCACCCAGTTCCGCGCGTTCGGGCTCGAGACGCAACTGGGGGGCGTGATCAACAAGTCGATGTTCCGCGAGCTGGGACCCGTGCTGGCGGCCACGATGCTCGCCGGCCGCGTCGGCAGCGCCATCGCCGCCGAAGTCGGCACGATGCGCGTCACCGAACAGATCGACGCGCTGGCCAGCATGGGCGCCAACCCGATTCACTACCTTGTCGTGCCGCGGTTCTTGGGATGCTTGTTGCTGATCCCTTCGCTCACGGTCATGGCGATGTTCATGGGGGTGCTGGGAGGCAACCTCTACTGCACGCAAATGCTGGGGATCGACGACCACCACTACTGGGCCAACGCGAACCGGTTCGTCGAGACCTGGGACATGTTCTACGGCGTGACGAAGAGCGTCTTCTTCGGCGCCACGATCGGCATCGTCAGTTGTTACCGCGGGTTCCACTGCCGACCGGGGGCCGAAGGCGTCGGCCAGGCCGCCACGACCGCGTTCGTTTATTCGTTTGTCGCGATCATCGTAATCGATCTGGGCCTGAGCATCGTGCTCGACCAGATCTACCTGGCGATCTGGCCCGCTGCGCCGGTGCTGTTCGGAACGTAG
- a CDS encoding peptidase, producing MRRRTPSLCRVLSIVAAVATVWGPSRPAFGQKLLLSDGRVLTGKLNQTAGIAETPDKQAPQAGQVPVRPILIVDDDLRRTFVPKFSVQDILDAAPEKLVRVKLDQQVASGGGKLMSVGPALNITPFDKYGRRIYEMVTGDGPLAIVQGISELTPRYAKVEGLYGQPRPIVWDMRLATSSIPADTLAGMLENAIPQDDVQARLQAVRFYAQAQRFHEARRELEQILIDFPDQQALAGELKQLRQMGARRVLAEIELRKAAGQHQLARTLLDRYPTDEVSGETLQEVRELATSYETGAARIKRIAAELRRVVAEIADPDDRGIAAPLAEEVIALLTHNNADRLAPFVQLLDDPGMGADEKAALAISGWILGPEEAKTSLPLAVELVKVRDAVRRYLRESAPAEREQILVSLGSYDAAKVENLAKIVARMTPPWHDKKYLDPKQAGDFVIGAPGLTADGDFRYHAQLPPEYDPTRRYPLIVALNGQYNDPTDELEFWAGERTASADGSAPPRNGQAMRHGYIVMAVLWQKPHQLAYEYSGREHVAALTCVRDAMRRFAVDSDRVFLAGHDIGGDAAWDLGQAHPDMWAGVVPIVAAAGDTYVRHYWDNAIHVPYYFVCGELDGLRMSANAPVLDLYLRRRFDATVVEYLGRGHEPFGDEILHLFDWMARKVRSPAPQEFTCKTLRPWDNCFWWVECHALPEDKMVFPSEWEIRKPRPVKISGKKLPNGTVTAQVPSAAATLWLNPDVVDFAKPIRLEVNGRRVTTAGQSITPTANALLEDVRTRADRQRPYWAKVEWPAK from the coding sequence ATGCGACGACGGACTCCCTCGCTCTGCCGAGTCCTGAGCATCGTCGCGGCCGTTGCGACGGTTTGGGGGCCGTCGCGTCCGGCGTTTGGCCAGAAGTTGCTGCTCTCGGACGGGCGGGTTCTGACGGGCAAACTGAACCAAACGGCCGGCATCGCCGAGACTCCCGACAAGCAAGCGCCGCAGGCCGGGCAGGTTCCGGTCCGGCCGATCCTGATCGTCGACGACGATCTGCGCCGCACCTTTGTCCCGAAGTTCAGCGTCCAGGACATCCTCGACGCCGCCCCGGAGAAACTTGTCCGCGTCAAGCTCGATCAACAGGTCGCCAGCGGCGGGGGAAAGCTGATGAGCGTCGGCCCGGCGCTCAACATCACCCCGTTCGACAAGTACGGTCGGCGAATCTACGAAATGGTCACCGGCGACGGCCCGCTGGCGATTGTGCAGGGGATCAGCGAACTGACCCCGAGGTACGCCAAGGTCGAGGGACTGTACGGCCAGCCGCGTCCGATCGTGTGGGACATGCGACTGGCCACCAGTTCGATCCCCGCCGACACGCTCGCGGGGATGCTCGAAAACGCCATTCCGCAGGACGACGTCCAGGCACGGTTGCAGGCGGTGCGCTTCTACGCCCAGGCGCAGCGATTTCATGAAGCGCGGCGCGAGCTCGAGCAGATTCTGATTGACTTTCCCGATCAGCAGGCCCTGGCCGGCGAACTGAAGCAACTGCGGCAGATGGGCGCCCGACGAGTGCTCGCCGAAATCGAACTGCGCAAGGCCGCAGGGCAACATCAACTTGCTCGGACGTTGCTCGACCGTTACCCGACCGACGAAGTGAGCGGCGAAACTCTGCAGGAGGTGCGCGAGTTGGCCACGTCGTACGAGACGGGCGCCGCGCGGATTAAGCGGATTGCCGCTGAACTGCGCCGCGTCGTCGCCGAAATCGCCGATCCCGACGACCGGGGGATCGCGGCGCCGTTGGCCGAAGAAGTGATCGCCTTGCTCACCCACAACAACGCCGACCGGCTGGCGCCGTTCGTGCAATTGCTGGACGACCCCGGGATGGGCGCCGACGAGAAGGCGGCCCTGGCGATCAGCGGCTGGATCCTCGGCCCCGAGGAAGCCAAGACCAGCTTGCCGCTGGCCGTCGAGTTGGTCAAGGTGCGCGACGCGGTCCGGCGTTATCTCCGCGAGTCGGCCCCCGCGGAGCGGGAGCAAATTCTTGTCTCGCTCGGCAGCTACGACGCGGCCAAGGTCGAGAACCTCGCCAAGATTGTCGCCCGGATGACGCCGCCGTGGCACGACAAGAAGTATCTTGATCCGAAGCAAGCCGGGGACTTCGTCATCGGCGCGCCGGGGCTGACGGCCGACGGCGACTTTCGCTACCACGCGCAGCTTCCCCCCGAGTACGACCCGACGCGGCGCTATCCGCTCATCGTGGCGCTCAACGGCCAATACAACGATCCGACCGACGAATTGGAATTTTGGGCCGGCGAGCGCACCGCGAGCGCCGACGGCTCGGCCCCGCCTCGCAACGGCCAAGCGATGCGGCACGGTTACATCGTGATGGCCGTGTTGTGGCAGAAGCCGCACCAACTGGCGTACGAATACTCGGGTCGCGAGCACGTGGCGGCGCTTACCTGCGTGCGCGACGCGATGCGACGATTCGCCGTCGACAGCGACCGAGTGTTTCTCGCCGGGCACGACATTGGAGGAGACGCGGCGTGGGATCTGGGACAAGCTCACCCCGACATGTGGGCGGGGGTGGTTCCGATCGTCGCCGCCGCCGGCGACACCTACGTACGGCACTACTGGGACAACGCGATCCACGTTCCCTACTACTTCGTCTGCGGCGAGCTCGACGGGCTGCGGATGAGCGCCAACGCCCCGGTGCTTGATCTTTATCTGCGGCGGCGGTTCGACGCGACGGTCGTCGAGTACCTGGGCCGGGGCCACGAACCGTTCGGGGACGAGATCCTGCATTTGTTCGATTGGATGGCGCGCAAAGTCCGCTCTCCGGCGCCGCAGGAGTTCACGTGCAAGACGCTGCGCCCCTGGGACAATTGCTTCTGGTGGGTCGAATGCCACGCGCTGCCCGAGGACAAGATGGTGTTTCCCAGCGAGTGGGAGATCCGCAAGCCGCGCCCGGTGAAGATCAGCGGCAAGAAGCTCCCGAACGGAACCGTCACCGCCCAGGTCCCGTCCGCCGCGGCGACGCTGTGGCTCAATCCCGACGTGGTCGACTTCGCGAAGCCGATTCGCCTGGAAGTGAACGGCCGCCGCGTGACGACCGCGGGGCAATCGATTACGCCGACGGCAAACGCACTGCTTGAGGACGTCCGCACTCGGGCCGACCGGCAGCGGCCCTACTGGGCGAAGGTCGAGTGGCCGGCCAAATGA
- a CDS encoding HD domain-containing protein, with protein sequence MKQIQRESLIHDPLHGYIPFVSIVAPGETAERTLLDHPWLQRLRQIHQLQTAWWVYPSAEHTRFQHVVGAMHMASRAVDALYGSLAETCSDVPSRGFVECTMRLAALLHDVGHGPFGHFFDAHFLSRFPSPDGGPLTHETLGAHIIRHELGDLLRGVRRCPNRELEPGERIDPEQIAWLIQRPKADDAANQPRWLAMLRSLFCGLYTVDNMDFVLRDAFMSGYSERAYDLDRLLRYSFFSERGLTIHHRGLNALLRFMQTKSELFRAVYFHRTVRAIDKTLEGLFRDSRDKLFPGNPLERLDDYQGFTEWSLLVDVGRWHRSENVATRALGERWRRLILRQVDWESVYERNLLVTAEQSEASSIFSSPEFVERALREKLPRELGDIPLQVDLPRHIYRPDARKATAGQNFLQRSGTGEIRPLTDDWLFKHMPVAHRFCRVYLQKGAPREHAAAVGAALDALIGGPGDDDLTNM encoded by the coding sequence ATGAAGCAGATTCAGCGCGAGAGCCTCATTCACGACCCGCTTCACGGGTACATTCCGTTCGTCTCGATCGTCGCACCCGGCGAGACGGCCGAGCGGACGTTGCTCGATCACCCATGGCTGCAGCGGCTGCGGCAAATTCACCAACTGCAGACCGCGTGGTGGGTCTATCCGTCGGCCGAGCACACCCGATTTCAGCACGTCGTGGGGGCCATGCATATGGCCAGCCGCGCGGTCGACGCTCTGTACGGCAGCTTGGCTGAAACGTGCTCCGACGTCCCCAGCCGGGGGTTCGTCGAGTGCACGATGCGGTTGGCCGCCCTGTTGCACGACGTGGGGCACGGGCCGTTCGGGCACTTTTTCGACGCCCATTTCTTAAGTCGTTTTCCGAGCCCCGACGGCGGCCCGCTGACTCACGAAACGCTCGGCGCCCATATCATTCGGCACGAGTTGGGCGACTTGCTCCGCGGCGTGCGGCGCTGTCCGAATCGCGAATTGGAGCCGGGCGAGCGGATCGACCCCGAGCAAATCGCCTGGCTCATCCAGCGTCCTAAGGCCGACGACGCCGCAAACCAGCCCCGCTGGCTGGCCATGCTGCGCAGCCTGTTTTGCGGCCTCTACACGGTCGACAACATGGACTTCGTCCTTCGCGATGCGTTTATGAGCGGCTACAGCGAGCGGGCCTACGATCTCGACCGGCTGTTGCGATACAGCTTTTTCAGCGAGCGGGGGCTGACGATTCACCATCGCGGGCTGAACGCGCTGTTGCGGTTCATGCAGACCAAGAGCGAACTGTTCCGGGCCGTCTACTTCCACCGCACGGTGCGGGCGATCGACAAGACGCTCGAAGGCTTGTTCCGCGACAGCCGCGACAAGCTGTTCCCCGGCAATCCGCTCGAGCGATTGGACGATTACCAAGGGTTCACCGAATGGTCGCTGTTGGTCGATGTCGGGCGATGGCATCGCAGCGAGAACGTGGCGACACGGGCCCTGGGCGAACGGTGGCGCCGGTTGATCCTGCGACAAGTCGATTGGGAATCGGTCTACGAACGGAACCTGCTGGTGACGGCCGAGCAGTCCGAAGCGAGCAGCATCTTCAGCAGTCCCGAGTTCGTCGAGCGGGCGCTCCGCGAGAAGCTGCCGCGCGAGCTGGGCGACATCCCGTTGCAGGTCGATTTGCCCCGGCACATTTATCGGCCCGATGCACGCAAAGCGACGGCCGGGCAGAACTTTCTGCAGCGTTCGGGGACCGGCGAGATTCGCCCGTTGACTGACGATTGGCTGTTCAAGCACATGCCCGTGGCCCATCGATTTTGCCGGGTGTATCTGCAGAAGGGCGCCCCGCGGGAGCATGCCGCAGCCGTCGGCGCCGCACTCGACGCGCTCATCGGCGGTCCTGGGGACGACGACCTGACGAACATGTAG
- a CDS encoding transcriptional repressor → MSSGFALGEVQVSSSPQERFAEYLQSRGKRITSQRRALIDHIFERHDHFDAEELILNLSRLERDERISRPTVYRTLNELVEAGLLRRFNLRGRAVYEHDYGYPQHDHLHCTICDELIEFKIDELRPLREAVAAEHGFRVTGHRLIITGVCKECASKRHRRQSPLDLV, encoded by the coding sequence ATGTCCAGCGGTTTCGCCCTCGGCGAGGTGCAGGTCTCCAGCAGCCCCCAGGAGCGGTTCGCCGAGTATCTGCAAAGCCGGGGCAAGCGGATTACCAGCCAGCGCCGGGCGCTGATCGACCACATCTTCGAGCGGCACGACCACTTCGACGCCGAAGAGCTGATTCTTAATCTCAGCCGGCTGGAACGTGACGAGCGCATCAGCCGCCCGACCGTCTACCGCACCCTCAACGAACTGGTCGAGGCGGGACTGTTGCGGCGGTTCAATCTGCGCGGCCGCGCCGTTTACGAGCACGACTACGGCTACCCCCAGCACGATCACCTCCACTGCACGATCTGCGACGAGTTGATCGAGTTCAAGATCGACGAACTCCGCCCCTTGCGCGAGGCCGTCGCCGCCGAGCACGGCTTCCGGGTCACGGGACACCGACTGATCATCACCGGCGTGTGCAAAGAGTGCGCTTCGAAACGCCACCGTCGGCAGAGCCCGTTGGATTTGGTGTAG
- a CDS encoding adenylosuccinate lyase, with translation MHDRYENPLNTRYASAEMSEIWSAQRKHSTWRRLWVALAEAEAELGLPITRDQIAELAAHVDDVDFAAAERYERELRHDVMAHIHAYGDQCPTARPIIHLGATSQYVNCNAELMLLRESLQLVARRLAAVIDALATFAAEHRALPTLGFTHLQPAQPTTVGKRATLWCYDLALDLEEVERRIASLRARSTKGTTGTQASFLALFDGDHAKVRRLEEIVARKMGFDATYAVTGQTYPRKIDAQVLDVLAGIAGSAHKAGSDVRILAHRKELEEPFEKNQIGSSAMAYKRNPMRCERMCGLARFVLSLQANPGATLATQWMERTLDDSANRRLVLPQAFLAIDAVLLLYRNVADGLVAYPEVIAKNLREELPFMATENILMAAVAAGGDRQDLHERIRVHSQAAAAEVKRHGRSNDLLDRLAADPAFAGVDLAAAVDARGLVGRAPEQVDEFLAEVVAPIRERYENLVAADDALKV, from the coding sequence ATGCACGACCGTTACGAGAATCCGCTGAATACGCGTTACGCCTCGGCCGAAATGAGCGAAATCTGGAGCGCTCAGCGCAAGCACTCGACATGGCGGCGGCTGTGGGTCGCGCTGGCCGAAGCGGAGGCCGAGTTGGGGTTGCCGATCACCCGTGACCAGATCGCCGAACTGGCCGCGCATGTCGACGACGTCGACTTCGCCGCCGCCGAGCGGTACGAACGCGAACTGCGGCACGACGTGATGGCCCACATCCACGCCTACGGAGACCAGTGCCCGACGGCCCGGCCGATCATCCACCTGGGGGCGACGAGCCAGTACGTCAACTGCAACGCCGAACTGATGCTGCTGCGCGAGTCGCTGCAACTCGTGGCCCGGCGACTGGCGGCGGTGATCGACGCGCTGGCGACGTTCGCCGCCGAGCATCGCGCGCTCCCGACGCTCGGGTTCACCCACTTGCAGCCTGCTCAACCGACGACCGTCGGCAAACGGGCGACGCTGTGGTGTTACGATCTCGCACTCGATTTGGAAGAGGTCGAGCGCCGCATCGCGTCGCTGCGCGCCCGAAGCACCAAGGGGACCACCGGCACGCAGGCCAGCTTTCTGGCCTTGTTCGACGGCGACCATGCCAAGGTCCGTCGGCTTGAGGAGATCGTCGCCCGTAAGATGGGGTTCGACGCCACCTACGCCGTCACTGGGCAAACCTATCCCCGCAAGATCGACGCCCAGGTGCTCGACGTGCTGGCCGGGATCGCCGGCTCGGCCCACAAAGCGGGGAGCGACGTCCGCATTCTCGCCCACCGCAAAGAGCTGGAGGAGCCGTTCGAGAAGAACCAGATCGGCTCCTCCGCGATGGCGTACAAACGCAATCCCATGCGGTGCGAGCGAATGTGCGGGCTCGCAAGATTCGTGCTCAGCCTGCAGGCCAATCCCGGCGCCACGCTCGCCACGCAGTGGATGGAGCGCACGCTGGACGACAGCGCGAATCGCCGACTTGTCCTGCCGCAGGCGTTCTTGGCGATCGACGCGGTGCTGTTGCTTTACCGCAACGTGGCCGACGGGTTGGTCGCGTACCCCGAGGTGATCGCCAAGAACCTTCGTGAAGAGCTGCCGTTCATGGCGACTGAGAACATTCTCATGGCCGCGGTCGCCGCGGGGGGCGATCGACAGGACCTTCACGAACGAATTCGCGTGCACAGCCAAGCCGCCGCTGCCGAGGTGAAGCGGCACGGCCGATCGAACGATCTGCTTGACCGCTTGGCTGCCGACCCGGCGTTTGCCGGCGTCGACCTAGCCGCCGCGGTCGACGCTCGCGGACTCGTCGGACGCGCCCCCGAGCAAGTCGACGAGTTCCTGGCCGAAGTCGTGGCGCCGATTCGAGAGCGGTACGAGAATCTCGTTGCTGCCGACGATGCGCTCAAAGTGTGA
- a CDS encoding MCE family protein — protein sequence MNERNKQFRVGVVAVATVVITAILIAWHSDFSSLPFSGNYQLKVVADQAPGVSPNTPVRRRGILIGRVEDVEPTDEGAVITLNINQGREVKSNERARIVTSLIGDATIEFVPMRPSAGSVAFKPGEEIEGMYVPSPVDMLGDIQGDLKQTIQALGQAGSEVAQLAERLNTVLGENDLERVTRMVESLDSALVEFRETMTNVNKIVGDEKLQENLREGLAQLPSLVEDARAIMQGLERVAGSADENLKNLTGLTKPLGERGDRIVASMEQSVTNLQELLGNVAELSANINNSQGTIGLLIRDRELYDKINAAASDAQGMIADVRALVSDEFVQRRIRMILDNIWVLTDKLQRDPARALRGVVNRETPLNAIQR from the coding sequence ATGAACGAACGCAATAAACAATTCCGCGTCGGGGTGGTGGCAGTCGCCACGGTCGTCATCACGGCCATCCTCATCGCTTGGCACAGCGACTTTTCGTCGCTCCCCTTTTCGGGCAACTATCAACTCAAGGTCGTCGCCGACCAAGCCCCTGGGGTCTCGCCGAATACGCCGGTGCGACGAAGGGGGATTCTGATCGGGCGCGTCGAGGACGTCGAGCCGACCGACGAGGGGGCCGTGATTACGCTCAACATCAACCAGGGCCGCGAGGTGAAGTCGAACGAGCGGGCGCGCATCGTCACCTCGCTCATCGGCGACGCGACAATCGAGTTCGTCCCGATGCGTCCGTCGGCGGGGAGCGTCGCGTTCAAGCCGGGAGAGGAAATCGAGGGGATGTACGTTCCCAGCCCCGTCGACATGTTGGGGGACATCCAGGGGGATCTCAAGCAAACAATTCAGGCGCTCGGCCAAGCCGGGTCCGAGGTCGCCCAACTCGCCGAGCGGCTCAATACGGTGTTGGGCGAAAATGATCTTGAACGAGTGACGCGCATGGTCGAATCGCTGGATTCAGCCCTCGTCGAGTTTCGCGAGACGATGACCAACGTCAACAAGATCGTCGGCGACGAAAAGCTGCAAGAAAACTTGCGCGAGGGGCTCGCCCAATTGCCGTCCCTGGTCGAGGACGCTCGTGCGATCATGCAGGGGTTGGAGCGGGTAGCGGGATCGGCCGATGAGAATCTCAAGAACCTCACAGGACTGACCAAGCCGCTCGGCGAGCGGGGAGATCGCATCGTGGCCTCGATGGAGCAGAGCGTCACCAACCTGCAGGAACTGCTAGGGAACGTCGCCGAGTTGAGCGCGAACATCAACAACAGTCAGGGGACGATCGGCCTGTTGATCCGCGACCGCGAGCTGTACGACAAAATCAACGCGGCGGCGTCCGACGCCCAGGGGATGATCGCCGACGTGCGGGCGCTCGTCTCGGACGAATTCGTCCAGCGGCGCATCCGGATGATCCTGGACAACATCTGGGTGCTGACCGACAAGCTGCAACGCGACCCGGCTCGAGCGCTGAGGGGCGTGGTCAACCGAGAAACGCCGTTGAATGCGATCCAGCGATGA